From the Saccharomyces paradoxus chromosome V, complete sequence genome, the window ATTAGGTGGAGCGAGTATGAAAACACTACTTGTGGATTTAGATGTCCTTTGTCGCCTCTCTAACTGAATAATGGTAGGAACCcaatctttgaaaatagtTTTCAACGACTGATCAGGAACATATTTCCATGATGACGATCTTAGTACGGGAATTGAGCAAATGATAGTTGCGACAGCTAGCCATGATACCATATCTCCTAAATGTTCAAATCTACAGCCAATTTGGACCCATTTATCTAATAACTCAGCTCTCACTTTTGGAGTCACTTTCTTACTAAATGCAGGATTTGTTGGAAATAAATGTGATACTAGTAGCCttccaagaaaatggaCATTTTGGTCGTTATTGAATACCAGTGGATTTAGTGAAACAATTCTTCGATTTATAAACTTCGAATCATACAGCAGAGAATAGTCAAATTTCGGTGCCCACACTTTATCGAATTTTAAATTGATATGGTGAACTTCATCAGCTAGTGTCCTAACGTCCAAAGACAGGAAATGACTTGGGTCTAATATAATTTCTAATTCATGTGTAGATGATGTTGCCATTGGTAGAGATCGACTAAATGCGGTTAGTTTCATTAATTCGTTATGTTTGTTGGCgatttgaattttcaaattgttgGAAATTTCATCGTTATGCAAAGATATAGTATCTAATAAGGAAATTATAGTCTTGAGCATTGGTTCATCCAGTAAAAACCCCGGAAATACATCAAGGATGGTTTTAGCGGTTAAAGCTAATCTTTGGGTCATGGAATCATCCACAGCAGGAGTTATATTGTAAAATTGTGTGGAATTACTTGTCAATCTGGATTTATTCTTGGTAAAAGAAAGACCAAACTGGTTGAATATCTTCAGAAATTTAATAAAATGATCTAGTAAGGGAAACATCAATAAAAGATTAATAACAGTTCTATGAGCCTTTGATAATGATTTCTCATTAGATACATCTGAATGCTTTGTGCCAGGATAAAATAGGACCGCGTGACACAAACTTTCTATTGTGCCtgataaaattttaccaTCATTGTCTAACCTTAAATCTGGGTGTGGGTAGATTTCAGATAAGTATTTTAACTCTAGTGTAATAGGTTCACCCATTTGGTCAAATGGTTGCTTTTGGTGCTGAGCTTCTGCTTGTGCTTGGCTGTTTGcttgttgttttttctgTTGATGATTTTCATTCGCTATATTACTATTTGAAGCCGGTAAAGTTGGGTCAAAAAACTTAATGTTGCTATTCAATCCACTTTTGTAAAGATTGAGCACACAACCTTTCAATTGTGCCCTATAAAGGCGGTAGTCGGGTACCAACATTTGAGGATCTAAAGCCATGCTGCTTCTCGCTGAGGCTACATCATTGCCACTATTGATAGCCGTACTAGTATTACTATCATCGTTTTTCAAAGACGAACCATCACTCCCATAAAATCTGCTTTCCCTGTTTCTAGAATACGCATCATTACGAAGATTTTGAGAGGAGgacgaagaggaagaggaggaGGCTGTCATCGAGCTATTATAGTTTGTTGCTACAGTCTGGCCATGAGATTTATTCACCCATCCGGTCTTGAAAACAGTTGTATCATAGTTTTCAGAGTTTAAGTGGATAACATTCCTTTGCTTTGGCTCGGTCTCATTGCTATTATTgctattgttgttgttgctattgttgttgttgctatTGTTGTTGCCTTTGTTACTAATGCCAGGAGTattcaaagatttttctAATGCGGTTCCAGTGCTACATCGAGATTGAGGAGGTGATAAAGACGAGGAACGTGAGGGTAGCAATGAGTCTTTCGAATGCGCACTCTTCTTGTACGCCATGGGAGTCTCATCCTGGGCATTGGACTTCTGACTAGAAGAATTGCTGATATCATCTTCGGAGCAGACAGACGGAGAGTCGTCTTTCAGCGTAGAGGCTATGCTTCTGGATGATCTGGTGTTCGTATCGGAATGATACATCCCCAAGTTTACCTGACTAGAACTGGTAGATGCATACTGTTTGGAGGGTGCAAATACGGAGCTTTTCCTCTTATCTCTGTTGCTGTCTTCTCCCCTGTGGTGACTGTGTCCCTGACCATGGTGATGGTGGGAATGCATGTATGGAGGAACAGCGTTTGTCGAGTTCCGAATCGTTTGAGAGGATGATGACGGTGACGACGACGATGCTGTGGACGCAGTAGTTGTCTTTTGCGACGTGGAAGTTGAGCTTGAACTAGTACTGGTCGTAGAAGATTTCCTGTTCTTAGACCAGAGAAGACCTTTCATTAGACTTCTACTTCgttttttgttctttttgtGTCTATTCAGAAAAGGCACGACTACCGTGTGTTCTTTTAAACTGAAACGTTTGCTTATTTGTTCtgttggaaaaaatggGACTGATCTGCAGTATCCTGactaaaaaaggaaaaaaaaaaaattgcgTGTAGCGGGAACGGGAGAATACGAAATCTGTatattaaaaatgaaaaagaatgttTGAGTAGGCAGACGGTCACCAGTGGCTGCAACGTAGCTTGCTTCTcttgtttttgttctttgtGCAACAAAAGCCGTCTGATGTCTTGTGTTTCCAGGTTGTTTTCAAGAGCGTGTTTCACCGAGGGGAATATGTTTCAGGATTCGCGGCGGGAAGATTTTTGCTTGCATTAAAGATTTACTTACTATACAGAATAAATAGAGAAATTGTTAAATGTTATTAAATATACAAGGGACCGGCTGAGCGCTTGGTAGCGACTAGGCCAAAGACATTTTAGCCAGTTCGTATACGGCCTCTTTGGTCTTGGCACCACCGATAAAACCTGCCGCATGGATGAAGATACATCCTGGCACACCGCTCTTGGTGCTCAACTCCTCGTCTCTAAGACCTCTTAGTGGCTCCGGCAAACCTCTTCTAAACTGGAAGGAGGTGGAGTTGATGGGCACAGTAGACACCCTCCAGGCACCTGAAGAGTCGGTGAAGAGAACAAACtcgattttcttttcgatgTTCTTCTCTCTTTCTAGCTCGTATAGATGCTCCTTCCATGGACAGAACTGGGGAAGGACAATAATCTTGCCGCTCTTATCAACATTCAATCTTCCATCAATTGCTTGCGCTACAAGGGCCTTGGCTGGCAACCACGATTCACCGTAGCCTTTTACCAATGTGACAAAGACTCCACCGATAAACTCGCTTGCACGAGCAAAGCATTTGTCGAAAGCGCCGTCGGAGGTGTCCTCGTTCCAGTTAGGATTCATACCTGAAATGATCCCGGGAATGCTGATGGCGTTATCCCTAAAATTGGGTTCCAAGTCTGAATCCTTAGGAATCGTGTACTTGCTGATACCGTTGTCGTTTGCATCCAGTGCCTCGACAAATTGTTTGTATACCTTGTCATACAGTAGATCCAAATCAGAGTTGCTAGGTTTGTTGTTCAAAATCGTTTTGATAATGTCGCGACCGTAGTGTTTAAAGATCAGACCAGCACTTGAGAGTTTAGTCTTGTATTTCTCATTGAAAGTCTCGAAAAATCCACGTTGGTGATGgtcaaaatattttacGCCATCATATTGAGCACCGACATCTACTAGAATGTCACTAGCATCCCAGTCCTGAGGGTTTCTTGATCTAACCAATTTAGCATCTTTAAATTCGGGTAGCAGCCTTAGCATGTATACCGCCAACGACTCGTCTGCGTGAAATGATCCGGAATGTGTGCATATTTGCTTGGCCATCTTGGAATTTAGCTTTACTCTTTTCACGTTATTCATGCAGACTCTCTTAGCTGTGCTCTACTCTTTGTTTCCATAATGTCGATAGCCCCAACACTTCATTGCTTTCAATCAATTAGACAGAAAATTTTCGCGATTTTCCGTTCCCGTCGCTCGAAGGAAGTGAaaaaactggaaaaaaaaatcaatggAAACTTACCATTGAATGGATGTGATACTTCAAAGATCAGAGTACTGCAAGAAAATGTGTACTTATATTGCAGCACAGTATTGAGTCCGAATATTTCGGTGCTCAATCTTGTAATCCTTGAATACTAGCCGGCCGTGGAATTATGGGTAAAATTAgcatgaaaaattgaagcGATGGCTGTAGTTACCCTGCAGAATAACAGTCGTTGTGTCCTCTACTGTACAAAGAGTCTTGGCTTTATAAACACATAATAAACAATCGTCGCAGGAATTGTGTCACCCCAATATTAACCGCATTATCCACGCCTCTACAAATGGCCAGAAGTAGAAAGAATTCGTTGGTCCGGAACATTGCTTCTCACCCGACTATATCAGAAGCTCAGACCGTCGTAGGTTTGCTAGACGATTCGTACCTTTTTGATAAGCTGAAGAAGCTGTCTACGGCTGTAGAGAATTCTGATAGCTTGCAAAGTACTGATATTTCGGAAGGCCGTTCAGAGATTCATGAGCCCGAAGCAACATCTTCTATGGATGCGAAGAAGACACACAAGTACTCGTATTATACTACCTACTTGGACCAGTTAAACATTAAGATAGACGAATATAAAGTTGTTCTGGACCAAACACGCCAGGTAAACGATCAATTGGACAGTTCCATCGAAAAATTTCGGAAAATCTCCCGGGATACCGGGGctttcattgaagaaacCAGGGCGATCTATGAAAAGCAGTCTAAACTAAGCAATCTGACCGAGACAATCCCCAGAACTCTCCATTATTTTGAAGTGCTGGACCCTATAATGCGCCGATTAAACCATGCCAGTTCTCCTGCCATTGTTAAGAAGGGCTCTTTCACGACGATGTTGGCAACTATCGACGAgtctcttcaatttttggatGAGAATAGTGAGCTCAAAGATGCAGCAGCTTACAGAATCAAGTTCAAACAATGTTTAATCAGAGCCTGTGAATTGATATCCCACTTTTTAAATAATCTGTTGAAGCAAACAAATAGAGAAATTTTGGATAAAactaaaaacaaaaacttgTCAACTGGATTGCCATCGAGTACAAGAGACGCCTTCTTGTATAGTAAATTCTACACCATAGCTGatagtttcaaaattcaGGTGTCGGAGATTGTTAAAAGAAGCAATGATAAGGCTTATAATAAGTATCACGATGAACTGAATTCCATTCTTTACGAGTGTTTCAATCACTATTTCCAAACGCGTTTGAGACTGTTAACTCCGGTTATTTGGTCACATATTGATGAGATTATTGTTAAAGATAAAGACCAAGGCTTAGTTAAATTCATTCAAGACGGCAAAGCTTATTTTCAGCAGTTATGCGCGGATGAATACAAGCTTTTCGTTGAATTTTTCCCTGAAAAGGAATGTCGTTTCAAGATCAACCAATGGTTCTTACAATTATGTGAACCGCTTTACGATTCCATAAGGGTTAGGGTCTTAAAAGAGACAGATATTTGTACTTTGTGTGACTCAGTAACTTTGTTTGCCCCATACtatgaatttgaagaaggttCAGAAGAATACTTGAAGCAATTTACCGACATTCAATACGATAAACTGTTCGAACCGATTGTCCAAAAAGTGCAAGCTAGATTGATCTTAAGAGTCCAAATATATGTCCAACAGAATATATTAAGCTATAGGCCTACAAGGGATGTCTTCATGATTTCAAATAGAAGGGGAAAATCGAAGACCAGTTCAGATGGGGACAATGAAAGTGCTGCTAGTAGTAATGACAGTCCAGATCGCTTGTTAGAATCCTATTTATcctctttcaaaaatagaaacaTGTTGTCTATTTCCTCTAATGATATAGACGATAAGTATATCAATTCGGAAGAATCTGCTGCCAAAATTTCACAGTTGCAAACATATTATCCGCCCTTGTTGAAGACTCTGGCTTTATTATCCAAAATTTATGAAATGATCAATTCTGTGGTATTTGATGATTTGGCTCACCATATTGTCCACGACTGCATTGTATCCTTAAGGAACGCTTATGACATGGTAATTAAATCATCAGCGGGAAAAACTGATTTTAACAACTTAGATATTTCATTGGCgtacttgaaaaatttattgatgttACGTGATTCCATACAGAACTTTAATATTCAATATACAGTTAATGAAACTTATCTAGATTTTTCTGGCGTTGAGGGGTTCTTTAAATCacttaaagaaaatggtaGAAATgtcttgaagaaaacaaagtcATCTTCGATGCTGACCCTGGCAAGAGAGCTGGTTCCAAAAGTTGTGAACAATATGGTAGACGCACGTACAGAACTAATATCTGAATTGAGAAATGTCATTAAGGATTTTACTGAAAACACTTCTTTGGAGCTTATTGATGACACTTTAGATATCAAGAGTAATGAAGATCTATTGAGCAAAAACGTAAAACTaagagaaaatataaagGCCAGATTACCAAGAATATATGAGCAGATATTAAATTATATTGACGACCAAGATATTGTTACTAATCTATTAGACGCTGTGCAAGAGTTAATTACACAATCTTATTCCAAATATTATGAAACTATAACCGAATTGGCAGAAAATGGAAAGTTGGCCAAGAACCAAGTCGCCGACGTTATGTATTTGGACGTCTTCACAGATTTTTTTGCCAAAGAAGTAACAGATCTTTTAAGAAACGGTGGTATGGATGCTGAAACAAAATAACCTTATGTATACTTTTGGTAATTTTCGTACATACGTAAATCTGATAGTAgcaaaatatataatacaTGGCGGAAAAAATATGCTCTGGAAGCTCTGAACGAGAGCGctcttcaaaagaagaaaattacTACTCCGATACGGGGAGTCGAACCCCGGTCTCCACGGTGAAAGCGTGATGTGATAGCCGTTACACTATATCGGATCCAATTTATGGAATGTTTTGGTGCCTAGAATATACTAAGTTCTGTAAGCATTAACGATTTTGTCGCCGCGAAGCGCAAGCAATTACttgaaataataatttccaATGCGAATTAAAACACACTACCAAAAGTAACGATCACAACTAATATATATGAAGAGTGGTGTCTCGCGGAACGACAATGCACATCGGTATATGAAAACAGAACAACGGGAGAATTAGGTTTTAGATTTGAAGTTGCTTTAACATTTTGATAGGTAAGTTTGCCAGGTGACGGATATCTGGGGGAGATGAGCCGACCTGTAGCATATGTACTACTTTTCATACGTATCTTCAATCCAGCGAAATGCATTGGCGTCAAACTTATTTCTTATCACCCTAGTTCAATGTAACAACTCATAACTTTATGtagagaaatttttcaaggtAACTCTTTGATCAATAACCCTTTAACTTTGTCTTGCACCGCTGCTGAATAGCTCGTTTATATTTCTGTTATTTATCATTGGGTATAATGATATATAAACCTATATTGGGCATTCATAAGTCACAATGTAAACACTTATATTAGTACTACAGTTACTTGTGTTAAACCACATCTCAACATTTTTGCCGCAGCATTATTTGCTTTACATTATTGAAATAGTATATAATTCGATCAGCTCATATCAGCGTGACTATATTCGTTAAAAAGGTTATTTATTAGTTTCTGAGTTTCCCGGACTAATCAAGAATCCACTAATAAAACTCTATTAAGATACTTAGATAATTCTTCGAGGAAATCTTATGCGCCGTTTTAACAGAGGGTGGCACCTTAACTATAAATTTTGACCGCTGCAAATATTTCAATGTCATAAAAATAGATAGAAAATAGACTATAAAATAAACCTGTATGACAATTATCTAAAATTTAATAAGTATTTAATTCACGTGAAAAAGTTCGATGcatataaaataaagtaGAATATATAAACAGATACAACAGAGTctcaagaaagaaaaaaacttgataACCCGTTATAAGTAGTAATGTGTATACCTAGCGCTATCCTGGTGAACGCGcatttcctttcttttgaactCATTCACCTCCAATTTGATTTCAATATTTGATATGTTTTTAGTGGATGAGAGGTTGTTACCGACAAAAGTAGAAGGATTAGCAATGTCCTGGCTCTTTACTTTAGagaaattattcaaaaaggTATTGTCACATCTGCAATAGTCCACAGCGGACCACGTATCGTTTACATATATCTCTTCCGCAAAGCGCAAGGATTTGACGGtatttttggattttgatGACCCTGAAGAAGGTGCCGGTgttggtgaagaagaagatatggATTGCATTGGTCCACGAGAAACCAATGACGACGAGGACGACGAAGAGGGTACTGGTGATGATGTTGAAGAGTTGATGAAGGAAGAATTGGCTGCGTCCGCGGTGGtagaaagagaagatgGCACAGACGCGGTCAAAGGTAATTTATTTAAATATACGGTAGACCATTCATCCTGCAAACGCTTCAGGAAAACGgtgtttttttcctctgGAGCAATATCTTCACTAGACGAATCTTGGTTACGGTAGTATAACTTTGTAGTTCGCTTATCAGACAGGGTAGGTCTGTTTGGTGATCTAGGGGGTGGGAGAACCGGTATTTTGTTACCGTCTCCGAGTGCATTCAATTCTTGAACTATATCAGAGTCCCTAATTAAAGGTAAAGCTGTTTCTTGATTGTTAACGATAGAAAAACTCTGTTTTGTAATTTCAACCGGTTGTTCGAGAGACGTTATTGGTTCAGGTACAACTCTCTCTggatttttccttttctgctttgttttgttattttcttctataGTATCTGTGGACTTTGATGACTTGGAAGACCAAATTTTCCTGAAAAAACGAGAAATCTTTTTGGAATTTGATCTAATTGCTTTTGGAGACTCTGATTCAGCATTCTGATCGGCACCAATAACATTTGTTTGCTTGGGAGAACGATTAGTCGTGCCAGTGGCGATGGAATGGTTATCTATCGAAGATGAGCCTCCAGCCTGCGTCAAAGGCAACGATGAAGTAGAGGGGGAGTTAGGAAGagctgaagaagatggCGGAAACCTTGCTATCTGGTTTCTTGGCGTGAAGTTCTCACCATTGGGAAATTGAAAAGCAGTCTTCATTTGCTTCCTTTGTAGTTGGAAAGGAGTAAGCTCCTTCCTAACACGTGGGTTTGAATAGGTAGGTGGGGACGATCGGAGGCTATAGCGACTACCGGAATATTTTTCGGGAATGGTCATTAAAGAGTGACGCCTGGACGAGTTTGGCCTACAATGGTATTGTGGGAGCACACTGTGATCTGTGGCACAATGGTTGTTCATGTTATCGTAGGGAGAGGAACGGTTTTTAGTCGATGGCAAAGACGAAGTCGACGAGGAAGCAAAGTTAGGTTTATTGTACTGGCGCATCGGCGCACCTTTAGCTTTGTTTTCTGATCTACTAGCCACGAGGGTAGAGTGCCTTCTTGAGACGGTGGCATCCGGTATATAGAACAGATCTATCGTAGACGCAGATCTAGCGCCCACAGCCCTAGgaatattcaaagaatCTCTCCTTGAAGAAGCGAGTGTGTGAAAATCATTACCATGTAAACTCCTCCTCGAGGAAGAACCCTGCTGTATCATGCTAATCCAGAGTGAGTGAAAGTAATAGCGAGTGGTTGTGGCTATGTGTTTAGCCTGATAAAATGGATTCTATTGTTTCAgcaccaaaaaaaaaaaaataataataataatataatgaTAAACAAGTATTTTGCCGTAGCTCTCCTTCGGTTTCTTGGTGATGAATGTAAACAGATTACTGTATATAGAGCAACGGTACAGAAAGGTGAAGTCAAgtacaaatgaaaaacaaatacaaaagGAGCAAGCTTGTATTATATTTCAAAGTGCGTATTTTTGAGGTATTAATATCAAGTAATTACCAAAAGCAAGAAGCCAACAACCAGACCGCTTAGGCTAGCATATCAGTGTAATTTACAACTATGCTTTCTTTGGTGTCTCGAACGCAACGCGGTGCGAATTACGAGAACCTTAACGATTTTTCACGCTCCCTCCTTCCGCTGCTGCAAGAATCCTCGAGCTAGCCCTTCGTCCGCTTCCTTTGGcacttgaaagaaaatttagcttttctttttcctcatttttttttgtctttccATTGTAGGCACAGCTAGAAAGATGCTTACTGGATGGGACACCTAAAAATCTTAATTAAGGGGCCACAGACAGTAGCGCAGCACCTCGTTTCTGAATCGTATAGGAGGCTGAGCACCCTCACACCCCCCTGCGGGACTCACTCCGGGGATCGTACGGGGTGATGCATGCCTATTCTTAAACCTTAAGAATAGcgttaattttttcctaaACAGGAATACACACATACTGGTAGCATGTAACTGTAGAGAAAGCTACAGATTACATAGGTCGCGCCGGTTGTGGTTGATACGTACGTGGTTACGCTTCGTCCTTGATAATAAagtataatatatatatatatatacctacgtatatatatagattTGGTTTTATATTACATTACGTTACATCGTTGTTATGCTTAGGCACTCTCTTCCTCTGCCTGTGTTTGACCTTCCTCTGCACACAAACCTTCCCTTAGGAAATCGAATTTTTCATCGTTTAagattgttttttttaatatttcgGCGGTTATTCTCTTGGTTCCTTGTCCTCTTGCAGTTTCCCCGctttttttcaccaataACGCTATAAAAAACTCTAGTGACCTGCCCGCTATTACTGGCGTGGCTTGTGAAACTTTTCCTATATCGTCGTCGGTttgcattattttttttaccttgGCGGGTGGAAAGTGTGTTTTTATTCTGTCGAATACACCACCTAGCTCGGTATTGTTATTCGACTTGGTGTTCATATTAGCTACTGGACTCCCTCCAGCATCAAGTGATACCTCATGCTCAGGTTTTATTGGTGGTAGCTGTGTTGTAACTGGTACTTGATCCGTCATTCAGAATGTGATGATCGCTGTTTTGGTTGTTTTCgtacaatttttttttcgtgtCGTGCTTTGTTTCCgtttttggttttgatACCccaaaataaataatcCCCTTTTGTATAcggtttttcttttgcctgcctttttatttctcaaCGCATTGCCCTTTTTTTCGCAAATACATGTGTTTTAAGGGTAATGGAAAAATATCACGCTACCggaccaaaaaaaaaaaatttaattCGGCTTGGAAAATTCTTCTCCTTAAATACAAAAAGATTCTTTCTAGTAGAATGTCATAATACACGAGTAGTTAAAAAcacagaaaatataaaagaacAAGTGTGCTTGATAAATACCGGGTAATAGTTCTGGAAGggctcaaaaaaattaatccTTCCCCGCCAGGACTTGAACCTGGAATCTTCTGGTTCGTAGCCAGACGCCGTGACCATTGGGCCACGAGGAATAGGATCTTTAACAAATCAGTTATATAGTaccttttttgttcaatttaTTTAAAGAAACTTCACCGTTGCTTGAATCCCTTGGACTGACTTGTATGGGTTGGGGGTGAGATTTAAGTGAATAATTTGAGATctgggtgaataattagataattgttgggattgaattgttactaaaggctataatattaggtatagAGAATATACTcgaagttctcctcgaggatataggaatccacaaaagggaatctGTTGGAACGAGTAGTAATTAATAGTGACATGTGTTGCTATGGTAACAATATAAATGCTTACATCGTATATTAATGTACACCTCGTATACGTTTAAGTGTGATTGCACCTTTTGCAGAAGGAATGTTAAACAAGAAGCTCAGACAATACTGAAGCTGTGTTAAAGATCTTTTAGTTGGACATGATATGGTAGGTACATATATGAGGAATATGAGTCGTCACATATATGTATAGTAACTACCGAATCACCATTATATTGGTCATAATTAATATGACCAATCGGCGTGTGTTTTATATACCTCTCTTATATAGTATAAGAAGATCTGCTTTTATCcttaattattattacaaCCTAACTACTAGTTACCAATACATACCGTAGAGGCTAATTTCTATTCtgtaattttattttcgttttgGACTAAACTAGCCCAGATTTGCTTCTAATAAAGTTTATGATCTC encodes:
- the COG3 gene encoding Golgi transport complex subunit COG3 (Essential component of the conserved oligomeric Golgi complex~similar to YER157W), with amino-acid sequence MARSRKNSLVRNIASHPTISEAQTVVGLLDDSYLFDKLKKLSTAVENSDSLQSTDISEGRSEIHEPEATSSMDAKKTHKYSYYTTYLDQLNIKIDEYKVVLDQTRQVNDQLDSSIEKFRKISRDTGAFIEETRAIYEKQSKLSNLTETIPRTLHYFEVLDPIMRRLNHASSPAIVKKGSFTTMLATIDESLQFLDENSELKDAAAYRIKFKQCLIRACELISHFLNNLLKQTNREILDKTKNKNLSTGLPSSTRDAFLYSKFYTIADSFKIQVSEIVKRSNDKAYNKYHDELNSILYECFNHYFQTRLRLLTPVIWSHIDEIIVKDKDQGLVKFIQDGKAYFQQLCADEYKLFVEFFPEKECRFKINQWFLQLCEPLYDSIRVRVLKETDICTLCDSVTLFAPYYEFEEGSEEYLKQFTDIQYDKLFEPIVQKVQARLILRVQIYVQQNILSYRPTRDVFMISNRRGKSKTSSDGDNESAASSNDSPDRLLESYLSSFKNRNMLSISSNDIDDKYINSEESAAKISQLQTYYPPLLKTLALLSKIYEMINSVVFDDLAHHIVHDCIVSLRNAYDMVIKSSAGKTDFNNLDISLAYLKNLLMLRDSIQNFNIQYTVNETYLDFSGVEGFFKSLKENGRNVLKKTKSSSMLTLARELVPKVVNNMVDARTELISELRNVIKDFTENTSLELIDDTLDIKSNEDLLSKNVKLRENIKARLPRIYEQILNYIDDQDIVTNLLDAVQELITQSYSKYYETITELAENGKLAKNQVADVMYLDVFTDFFAKEVTDLLRNGGMDAETK
- the BUR6 gene encoding negative cofactor 2 transcription regulator complex subunit BUR6 (Subunit of a heterodimeric NC2 transcription regulator complex~similar to YER159C): MTDQVPVTTQLPPIKPEHEVSLDAGGSPVANMNTKSNNNTELGGVFDRIKTHFPPAKVKKIMQTDDDIGKVSQATPVIAGRSLEFFIALLVKKSGETARGQGTKRITAEILKKTILNDEKFDFLREGLCAEEGQTQAEEESA
- the MYG1 gene encoding Myg1p (similar to YER156C): MNNVKRVKLNSKMAKQICTHSGSFHADESLAVYMLRLLPEFKDAKLVRSRNPQDWDASDILVDVGAQYDGVKYFDHHQRGFFETFNEKYKTKLSSAGLIFKHYGRDIIKTILNNKPSNSDLDLLYDKVYKQFVEALDANDNGISKYTIPKDSDLEPNFRDNAISIPGIISGMNPNWNEDTSDGAFDKCFARASEFIGGVFVTLVKGYGESWLPAKALVAQAIDGRLNVDKSGKIIVLPQFCPWKEHLYELEREKNIEKKIEFVLFTDSSGAWRVSTVPINSTSFQFRRGLPEPLRGLRDEELSTKSGVPGCIFIHAAGFIGGAKTKEAVYELAKMSLA
- a CDS encoding uncharacterized protein (similar to YER158C), which gives rise to MIQQGSSSRRSLHGNDFHTLASSRRDSLNIPRAVGARSASTIDLFYIPDATVSRRHSTLVASRSENKAKGAPMRQYNKPNFASSSTSSLPSTKNRSSPYDNMNNHCATDHSVLPQYHCRPNSSRRHSLMTIPEKYSGSRYSLRSSPPTYSNPRVRKELTPFQLQRKQMKTAFQFPNGENFTPRNQIARFPPSSSALPNSPSTSSLPLTQAGGSSSIDNHSIATGTTNRSPKQTNVIGADQNAESESPKAIRSNSKKISRFFRKIWSSKSSKSTDTIEENNKTKQKRKNPERVVPEPITSLEQPVEITKQSFSIVNNQETALPLIRDSDIVQELNALGDGNKIPVLPPPRSPNRPTLSDKRTTKLYYRNQDSSSEDIAPEEKNTVFLKRLQDEWSTVYLNKLPLTASVPSSLSTTADAANSSFINSSTSSPVPSSSSSSSLVSRGPMQSISSSSPTPAPSSGSSKSKNTVKSLRFAEEIYVNDTWSAVDYCRCDNTFLNNFSKVKSQDIANPSTFVGNNLSSTKNISNIEIKLEVNEFKRKEMRVHQDSARYTHYYL